A part of Streptococcus porcinus genomic DNA contains:
- the pstB gene encoding phosphate ABC transporter ATP-binding protein PstB — MTEYNWEERYIKTFSEANLALSTKDLHVYYGNKEAIKGIDMQFEKNKITALIGPSGCGKSTYLRSLNRMNDTIDVAKVTGEIMYQGIDINRPEMNVFEVRKHIGMVFQRPNPFAKSIYRNITFAHERAGIKDKKVLDEIVETSLKQAALWDQVKDDLHKSAFTLSGGQQQRLCIARAISVKPDILLMDEPASALDPIATMQLEETMFDLKKDYTIIIVTHNMQQAARASDYTAFFYLGDLIEYDKTRNIFQNAKCQSTNDYVSGHFG, encoded by the coding sequence ATGACAGAATATAACTGGGAAGAACGCTATATTAAAACCTTTTCTGAAGCTAACCTTGCTTTATCAACAAAAGATTTACATGTGTACTATGGTAACAAGGAAGCTATCAAAGGTATTGATATGCAGTTTGAAAAGAATAAAATTACAGCTTTAATAGGTCCCTCTGGATGTGGTAAATCAACCTATCTAAGAAGCTTGAACCGTATGAATGATACGATTGATGTGGCAAAAGTAACAGGTGAAATCATGTATCAAGGTATTGATATCAATCGACCTGAAATGAATGTTTTTGAAGTTCGAAAGCATATTGGAATGGTCTTTCAACGCCCTAATCCTTTTGCGAAATCTATTTATCGTAATATTACTTTTGCTCATGAACGTGCAGGTATTAAAGATAAAAAGGTACTAGATGAGATCGTAGAAACGTCTCTAAAACAAGCTGCTTTGTGGGATCAAGTCAAAGATGATTTACACAAATCTGCCTTTACTCTTTCTGGAGGTCAACAACAACGTCTATGCATTGCTCGTGCAATCTCGGTTAAGCCTGATATTCTTTTGATGGATGAACCCGCTTCGGCTTTAGACCCTATTGCGACGATGCAATTGGAAGAAACAATGTTTGACTTGAAGAAAGACTATACCATTATTATAGTAACCCATAACATGCAACAAGCGGCTCGTGCCAGCGATTATACAGCCTTCTTTTATTTGGGAGACTTGATTGAATATGATAAGACACGAAATATTTTTCAAAATGCCAAATGTCAATCAACTAATGATTATGTGTCAGGTCACTTTGGATAG
- a CDS encoding response regulator transcription factor, with amino-acid sequence MIKILLVEDDLSLSNSIFDFLDDFADVMQVFDGDEGLYEAESGVYDLILLDLMLPEKNGFQVLKELREKDIKTPVLIMTAKEGLDDKGHGFELGADDYLTKPFYLEELKMRIQALLKRTGKFNENSITFGNLRVDLNRNAVKVNDRAVELLGKEYDLLIYLLQNQNVILPKSQIFDRIWGFDSDTTISVVEVYVSKIRKKLKNTDFAANLQTLRSVGYILKAND; translated from the coding sequence ATGATAAAAATATTACTAGTTGAAGATGATTTAAGTTTATCAAATTCTATTTTTGACTTTCTCGATGATTTTGCGGACGTTATGCAAGTTTTTGATGGAGATGAAGGTTTATATGAAGCAGAAAGTGGGGTTTATGATTTAATTCTTCTAGATTTAATGCTTCCAGAAAAAAACGGTTTTCAAGTTTTAAAAGAGCTTAGAGAAAAAGATATTAAGACGCCTGTTTTAATTATGACAGCTAAAGAAGGCTTAGATGATAAGGGACATGGTTTTGAACTAGGTGCTGATGACTATTTAACAAAACCCTTTTACTTGGAAGAACTTAAAATGCGTATTCAAGCCTTGCTTAAACGAACTGGCAAGTTTAACGAAAACAGTATTACATTTGGTAATCTCAGAGTTGATCTTAATCGAAATGCTGTAAAAGTGAATGATAGGGCCGTTGAGCTATTAGGGAAAGAGTATGATTTGCTTATCTATTTACTTCAAAATCAGAATGTAATTTTACCAAAATCACAAATTTTTGATCGAATTTGGGGCTTTGATAGTGATACCACTATTTCGGTTGTGGAGGTCTATGTTTCTAAAATTCGAAAGAAATTAAAAAATACTGATTTTGCAGCAAACTTACAAACCTTACGTAGTGTTGGTTATATTTTAAAAGCAAATGACTAA
- the rpsT gene encoding 30S ribosomal protein S20 — MKTLANIKSAIKRAELNVKANEKNSAQKSAMRTAIKAFEANPSEELFRAASSSIDRAESKGLIHANKASRDKARLAAKLG, encoded by the coding sequence GTGAAAACATTGGCAAATATTAAATCAGCTATCAAACGTGCAGAACTTAATGTTAAAGCAAACGAAAAAAATTCCGCACAAAAGTCAGCTATGCGTACTGCTATCAAGGCATTTGAAGCAAACCCATCTGAAGAGCTTTTCCGCGCTGCTTCTTCAAGCATCGACAGAGCAGAGTCTAAAGGTTTGATTCACGCTAACAAAGCTAGCCGCGATAAAGCACGTCTTGCTGCTAAACTTGGCTAA
- the pstA gene encoding phosphate ABC transporter permease PstA, translated as MNAKKVDKLATGTLYTIAGIIVAILASLILFILLRGLPHISWHFLTGNSSSYEAGGGIGIQLYNSFFLLIITLIISIPLSTGAGIYLAEYAKKGPLTNFIRTCIEILSSLPSVVVGLFGYLIFVVQFQYGFSIISGALALTVFNLPQMTRNVEDSLLHVHHTQREAGLALGLSRWETVFYVVIPEALPSIVTGIVLASGRIFGEAAALIYTAGQSAPALDWGNWNPLSVTSPISIFRQSETLAVHIWKVNSEGTIPDGTLVSAGSAAVLLIFILIFNLSARFIGKKLHSKMTAAK; from the coding sequence ATGAACGCTAAGAAAGTCGATAAGTTAGCAACTGGTACCTTATACACCATTGCTGGAATCATTGTAGCTATTCTAGCTTCATTAATTCTTTTCATTTTGTTACGTGGACTACCACATATTAGTTGGCATTTTCTAACAGGAAATTCATCTTCATATGAAGCTGGCGGTGGTATTGGTATTCAGCTTTATAATTCGTTTTTCCTCTTAATTATCACTTTGATTATCTCAATTCCTTTATCAACAGGAGCAGGTATTTATCTTGCTGAATATGCTAAGAAAGGCCCTCTTACGAATTTTATTCGGACGTGTATAGAGATTCTTTCATCGTTACCATCAGTTGTTGTTGGTTTATTTGGTTATTTAATTTTTGTTGTGCAATTTCAATATGGCTTCTCAATTATCTCCGGAGCCTTAGCCTTAACGGTATTTAATCTTCCACAGATGACTCGGAATGTTGAAGATAGCCTCTTACATGTTCATCATACCCAAAGAGAAGCAGGACTAGCATTAGGCCTATCACGCTGGGAGACTGTTTTTTATGTCGTTATTCCAGAAGCTTTACCAAGTATTGTAACAGGTATTGTCTTAGCTTCAGGTCGTATTTTTGGTGAAGCAGCTGCCTTGATTTATACAGCTGGGCAATCTGCTCCAGCATTAGACTGGGGAAATTGGAATCCACTTAGTGTTACCAGCCCAATTTCAATTTTCCGTCAATCAGAAACTTTGGCAGTTCACATTTGGAAGGTTAACAGCGAAGGGACTATCCCAGATGGCACCTTGGTATCTGCTGGTAGTGCAGCAGTCTTATTAATCTTCATCTTAATTTTCAACTTATCTGCTCGTTTCATTGGTAAGAAGTTACACTCAAAAATGACTGCGGCAAAATAA
- the coaA gene encoding type I pantothenate kinase, whose translation MTNEFINFIKMTRQSWKDLHQQSRPLLTEDELETITSLNDNINITDVIEVYLPLLNLIQIYKINQENLSFSKSLFLKKDAHYRPFIIGVSGSVAVGKSTTSRLLQLLLARTFKSCKVELVTTDGFLYPNAYLSKHNILDRKGFPESYNMELLLNFLDAMKNGVTTEVPVYSHEIYDIIPNHLQTIESPDFLIVEGINVFQNQQNNRLYMNDYFDFSIYIDADRNHIENWYIERFESILELAKNDDTNFYTEYASMPRDEAIAFAKEVWKNVNLVNLENYIEPTRNRAQIILHKAQDHKIDEIFIKK comes from the coding sequence ATGACCAATGAATTTATTAATTTTATAAAAATGACTCGCCAATCCTGGAAAGATCTTCACCAGCAGTCTCGTCCCTTGCTAACCGAAGACGAACTAGAAACTATAACAAGTCTAAATGATAATATCAATATTACCGACGTTATTGAAGTCTATCTTCCACTTCTAAATCTCATACAGATTTACAAAATTAACCAAGAAAACTTATCTTTTTCTAAAAGCCTTTTTTTAAAAAAAGATGCTCATTATCGGCCTTTTATTATTGGTGTCTCAGGCTCAGTAGCAGTTGGAAAATCAACAACAAGTCGTCTGCTTCAACTGCTCTTAGCTAGAACTTTTAAGTCCTGTAAAGTAGAATTAGTGACGACCGATGGTTTTCTTTATCCTAACGCTTACTTATCAAAACATAATATCTTAGATCGAAAAGGATTCCCTGAATCTTATAATATGGAGTTACTTTTGAATTTCTTAGATGCGATGAAAAACGGCGTCACCACAGAAGTGCCAGTTTATTCTCACGAAATTTATGATATTATTCCTAACCACTTGCAAACTATTGAAAGTCCTGATTTTTTAATTGTCGAAGGAATAAATGTTTTTCAGAATCAGCAAAATAATCGCCTCTACATGAATGATTATTTTGATTTTTCAATATATATTGATGCTGATAGAAATCATATCGAAAATTGGTATATTGAACGTTTCGAAAGTATTCTTGAATTAGCAAAAAATGATGACACTAATTTTTACACTGAATATGCATCCATGCCCAGAGACGAAGCAATTGCTTTTGCTAAAGAAGTCTGGAAAAACGTTAACCTAGTTAATTTAGAAAACTATATTGAACCAACTCGAAACCGCGCACAAATCATCTTGCATAAAGCACAAGATCACAAAATCGATGAAATCTTTATCAAAAAATAA
- a CDS encoding M1 family metallopeptidase: protein MKTVEHLIEKFVPENYNIFLDINRENKTFTGNVAINGEALDHNVSFHQKDLIIHSVLLDNEDVHFHKDDENEVLHIELPVTGLMTLVIEFSGHITDNMTGIYPSYYTVDGQQKEVISTQFESHFAREAFPCIDEPEAKATFDLSIKFDQAEGEMVLSNMPETNVDLRKETGLWTFDTTPKMSSYLLAFGLGELQGITAKTKNGTEVGIFSTKAHPSSALEFSLDIAVRVIDFYEDYFGVKYPIPQSYNLALPDFSAGAMENWGLITYREIYLLVDKNSTASSRQQVALVVAHELAHQWFGNLVTMKWWDDLWLNESFANMMEYVSVDAIEPSWKIFEDFQTGGVPLALKRDATDGVQSVHVAVNHPDEINTLFDPAIVYAKGSRLMHMLRRWIGDADFAKGLGLYFEKHQYGNTVGRDLWNALSESSGKDVASFMDAWLEQPGYPVVTLSVENDQLHIRQEQFFIGEHDEKDRLWPIPLNATWEAIPDILTEKELVIPNFSQLQADNKVPLRLNTENTAHYITNYQGPIFEAIQAELKQLDQTSLLQIIQERRLLAESGLVSYAELVNLIAKLTEEKTYMVASAIDQVLVGLDTFVDEESTAQLDYNKLVTTIFKADYRAHGFEKVTGETDEAEMVRQITLGQLIAAGNEDAVQVAKTIFEAHAEDLTKLPAATRRFVLLNQMKHFETEDLVNCYFDTYISTTDNNIRVDLAYAISRTHSQATLRRILVSLKDKTIVKPQDLAMWYRFLLSQEFTQEATWEWAREDWEWIKAALGGDMSFDKFVIYPANIFKTKKRLDEYQAFFEPKLDDMAISRNIKMGINEISARLTLIETEKLAVYQALSGVSHKD from the coding sequence ATGAAGACAGTAGAACATCTTATTGAGAAATTTGTTCCAGAAAATTATAATATCTTTTTAGACATTAATCGTGAAAATAAAACATTTACAGGTAATGTTGCTATTAATGGTGAAGCACTTGATCATAATGTTTCCTTTCATCAAAAGGACTTAATAATTCATTCTGTTTTATTAGATAACGAAGATGTTCATTTTCATAAAGACGATGAAAATGAAGTACTTCATATAGAATTACCAGTAACTGGCTTGATGACCCTAGTTATTGAATTTTCAGGTCATATTACTGATAATATGACTGGTATTTACCCATCTTATTACACAGTTGATGGCCAACAAAAAGAGGTTATTTCAACCCAATTTGAAAGCCATTTTGCAAGAGAAGCTTTTCCATGTATTGATGAACCAGAAGCAAAAGCAACGTTTGATCTTAGTATTAAATTTGATCAAGCTGAAGGTGAAATGGTTCTATCTAATATGCCAGAAACTAATGTGGATTTGCGAAAAGAAACTGGTTTATGGACCTTTGATACCACCCCTAAGATGTCTTCTTATCTCTTAGCTTTTGGCTTAGGGGAATTACAAGGGATTACAGCAAAGACCAAAAATGGTACAGAGGTTGGAATTTTTTCAACAAAAGCACACCCTAGTAGTGCTTTAGAATTCTCGTTGGATATCGCTGTAAGAGTCATTGATTTTTACGAAGATTACTTTGGTGTCAAATATCCAATTCCGCAATCCTATAACTTAGCCCTACCTGATTTTTCTGCTGGAGCTATGGAAAATTGGGGCTTAATCACATATCGTGAGATTTATCTACTAGTTGATAAGAATTCTACCGCTTCAAGTCGACAACAAGTTGCATTAGTTGTTGCGCATGAGTTAGCACATCAATGGTTTGGTAATCTAGTCACGATGAAATGGTGGGATGATCTTTGGTTAAATGAGAGTTTTGCCAATATGATGGAATATGTTTCCGTTGATGCTATCGAGCCCTCATGGAAGATTTTTGAAGATTTCCAAACAGGGGGTGTTCCATTAGCTTTAAAGCGTGATGCAACTGACGGTGTCCAATCAGTCCATGTAGCTGTTAATCATCCTGACGAAATCAACACCTTGTTTGATCCAGCAATTGTTTATGCAAAAGGCAGCCGACTTATGCATATGTTAAGACGCTGGATTGGTGATGCTGACTTTGCTAAAGGATTGGGGCTCTATTTCGAAAAACATCAATATGGTAATACTGTGGGTCGTGATTTATGGAATGCATTAAGTGAAAGTTCAGGTAAAGATGTCGCAAGCTTTATGGATGCTTGGTTAGAACAACCTGGTTATCCAGTAGTAACTCTATCAGTTGAAAATGACCAGCTTCATATTCGCCAAGAACAATTCTTTATCGGTGAACATGACGAAAAAGACCGTCTTTGGCCTATTCCTCTTAATGCAACTTGGGAAGCGATACCAGATATTTTGACTGAAAAAGAACTTGTTATTCCGAATTTTAGTCAACTACAAGCAGATAATAAAGTTCCACTACGGTTAAATACTGAGAATACGGCACACTATATTACTAACTATCAAGGGCCTATTTTTGAAGCGATACAAGCTGAGCTCAAACAACTTGATCAAACTAGCTTGCTCCAAATTATCCAAGAGCGTCGTTTATTGGCAGAAAGTGGTCTAGTTTCGTATGCCGAGTTAGTAAACTTGATTGCTAAACTAACCGAAGAAAAAACTTATATGGTAGCTTCCGCTATTGACCAAGTGCTCGTAGGATTAGATACTTTTGTAGATGAAGAATCAACTGCGCAGTTAGATTATAATAAATTGGTAACTACTATTTTTAAAGCTGATTATCGTGCGCATGGTTTTGAAAAAGTAACAGGTGAAACAGATGAAGCAGAGATGGTGCGTCAGATTACCCTAGGTCAGTTGATTGCTGCAGGTAATGAAGATGCTGTTCAAGTAGCAAAAACAATATTTGAAGCACATGCTGAAGATTTGACTAAGTTACCGGCTGCCACAAGACGATTTGTTCTCCTTAATCAGATGAAGCATTTTGAAACAGAAGACCTAGTTAACTGCTATTTTGATACCTACATTTCCACGACAGATAATAATATTCGCGTTGATTTGGCTTATGCTATATCTAGAACTCATAGTCAAGCAACTCTTCGTCGGATTCTAGTTAGCCTTAAAGACAAGACGATTGTTAAACCGCAAGATTTAGCAATGTGGTATCGTTTCCTACTTTCTCAAGAGTTTACACAAGAAGCAACTTGGGAATGGGCACGTGAAGACTGGGAATGGATTAAAGCAGCGTTAGGTGGAGATATGAGTTTTGATAAGTTTGTTATTTATCCTGCTAATATTTTCAAAACGAAAAAACGTCTTGATGAGTATCAAGCCTTCTTTGAGCCCAAGTTAGACGATATGGCGATTAGTCGAAATATCAAAATGGGTATTAATGAGATTTCAGCTCGACTTACTCTCATCGAAACGGAAAAACTAGCTGTTTATCAAGCTTTATCAGGCGTTAGCCACAAAGACTGA
- a CDS encoding sensor histidine kinase, protein MTKYRAIITSDNFDRFFHFFAVFTGIFVVMTVIILQIMKVGVYSSVDTSLTAVATHSTLYANRTMERISSFYFDGQDLNFKTNLDDLKGKNSDQPVANTDIILFNANGMVINTFDALSNFQNFSFKKSDLNEIKTRKLVNYYGHEEKFHTITVRVHSNNYPSVAYLMAVVNVEQSEKTNERYEKIIIIIMILFWLISILASIYLANWSSKPILESYEKQKMFVENASHELRTPLAVLQNRLETLFRKPNESILDNSEAIASSLEEVRNMRILTTNLLNLARRDDGIKPEIVEISSRFFDGIFDNYKLIAEEYGKGFESVNTVTKPIRMDKSLLKQLMTILFDNAIKYTDESGFIKIIVRNTDKYLFITVEDNGPGITDADKKKIFDRFYRVDKARTRSHGGFGLGLSLAQQIVTSLKGTILVNDNKGKGSVFEVKLPLN, encoded by the coding sequence ATGACTAAATATAGAGCGATTATTACTTCGGATAACTTTGACCGTTTCTTTCATTTTTTTGCCGTTTTTACAGGTATATTTGTGGTGATGACGGTTATTATTTTGCAAATCATGAAAGTAGGTGTCTACTCATCAGTAGATACAAGTTTGACAGCTGTTGCGACTCACTCAACCCTATATGCTAACCGAACGATGGAAAGGATTTCCTCTTTCTATTTTGATGGACAAGATTTAAATTTCAAAACAAATCTAGATGATTTAAAAGGGAAAAACAGTGATCAACCTGTCGCAAATACTGATATTATTCTATTTAATGCTAATGGTATGGTAATCAATACCTTTGATGCCCTTTCCAATTTTCAAAATTTCTCTTTTAAAAAGAGTGATTTAAACGAAATCAAAACTCGAAAACTTGTTAATTACTACGGTCATGAGGAAAAGTTCCATACTATTACAGTTAGAGTGCATTCTAATAATTACCCATCTGTCGCCTATTTAATGGCTGTTGTTAATGTAGAGCAATCTGAAAAAACTAACGAACGCTATGAAAAAATAATTATTATAATCATGATCTTATTTTGGCTTATTTCTATTTTGGCAAGTATCTATTTAGCCAATTGGAGTAGCAAACCAATTCTTGAAAGCTATGAAAAACAGAAGATGTTTGTTGAAAATGCCAGTCATGAATTAAGGACGCCTTTGGCCGTACTCCAAAATCGTTTAGAAACTCTTTTTCGCAAACCCAACGAAAGTATCTTAGATAATAGCGAAGCAATTGCTTCAAGTTTAGAAGAGGTTCGCAATATGAGAATCTTGACGACGAATCTTCTGAATTTAGCTCGTCGAGATGATGGCATTAAACCTGAAATAGTAGAGATATCAAGTCGTTTTTTTGATGGTATTTTTGATAATTATAAGCTAATTGCTGAAGAATATGGAAAAGGCTTTGAGTCTGTCAATACCGTTACAAAGCCAATCAGAATGGACAAATCTCTATTAAAACAGTTAATGACAATTTTATTCGATAACGCGATTAAGTATACAGATGAGTCAGGTTTTATTAAAATCATTGTTAGAAATACGGATAAATATCTCTTTATTACTGTTGAAGATAATGGACCAGGTATTACAGATGCCGACAAAAAGAAAATTTTTGATCGTTTTTATCGAGTAGATAAAGCTAGAACAAGGAGTCATGGTGGCTTTGGATTAGGGTTATCACTTGCTCAACAAATCGTCACTTCTTTAAAAGGAACTATTCTTGTTAATGATAATAAAGGCAAGGGTAGTGTATTTGAGGTAAAACTTCCTCTAAATTAA
- the pstB gene encoding phosphate ABC transporter ATP-binding protein PstB — translation MLKPILKINDLSVYYNKKKTLKNVSLDIYPNEITSFIGPSGSGKSTLLRAINRMSDLNPEVTVTGSITYNGHNIYSPRTDTVDLRKEIGMVFQQPNPFPMSIYENVVFGLRIKGVKDKQVLDQAVEFSLKGASIWEEVKDRLHDSALGLSGGQQQRVCVARVLATSPQIILLDEPTSALDPISAGKIEETLFALKKDYTMVVVTRSMQQASRLSDRTGFFLAGDLLEFGNTKKMFMNPERKETEDYISGKFG, via the coding sequence ATGTTAAAACCTATTTTAAAAATAAATGATCTTTCTGTTTACTATAATAAAAAGAAAACCTTAAAAAATGTCTCACTTGATATCTATCCAAATGAAATCACCTCTTTTATCGGTCCTTCAGGATCTGGTAAATCTACTTTATTACGTGCTATTAATCGGATGAGCGATTTAAATCCAGAAGTGACTGTTACTGGTTCAATTACTTATAATGGGCATAATATTTATAGTCCAAGAACGGATACGGTTGATTTACGTAAAGAAATTGGAATGGTTTTCCAGCAACCTAATCCCTTTCCAATGTCTATTTATGAGAATGTTGTCTTTGGATTACGAATTAAGGGTGTGAAAGATAAACAAGTTTTGGATCAAGCTGTTGAGTTTTCATTGAAAGGTGCATCTATTTGGGAAGAAGTGAAAGATAGACTTCATGACTCAGCCTTAGGTCTTTCTGGAGGTCAGCAACAACGTGTTTGTGTTGCTCGTGTATTAGCGACGAGTCCTCAAATTATCCTGTTAGATGAACCGACCTCAGCCCTTGACCCTATTTCAGCCGGTAAAATTGAGGAAACTCTTTTTGCTTTGAAAAAAGACTATACAATGGTTGTTGTTACGCGTTCAATGCAACAAGCTTCCCGCTTATCTGATCGAACTGGATTTTTCTTAGCAGGCGATTTGTTGGAATTTGGCAATACTAAGAAAATGTTTATGAATCCTGAGCGTAAAGAGACAGAAGATTATATTTCTGGTAAATTTGGTTAA
- the phoU gene encoding phosphate signaling complex protein PhoU: MLRTKFEEELDKLHNQFYSMGTEVLAQLNKSVRAFVSHDRDLAKEVIEADVIINEFETKLEKKSLEIIALQQPVSNDLRTVITVLKASSDIERIGDHASSISKATIRMKGEERIPLVEEQINLMGKAVKHMVEDALNAYITSDDIKAYEIAAHDEVIDNYYREIQTLAVEEIKKTPDAAFAGKEYFQVLMYLERIGDYARNLCEWIVYLKTGKIIEL, encoded by the coding sequence ATGTTAAGAACGAAATTTGAAGAAGAATTAGATAAATTACATAATCAATTCTATTCAATGGGAACTGAAGTTTTAGCACAATTAAACAAGTCAGTTCGAGCTTTTGTTAGTCATGACCGTGATTTGGCAAAAGAAGTCATTGAAGCAGATGTTATTATTAACGAATTTGAAACGAAATTAGAGAAAAAATCACTTGAAATTATTGCTTTGCAGCAGCCTGTTTCTAATGATTTAAGAACAGTTATCACTGTTCTTAAAGCCTCTAGTGATATTGAAAGAATTGGTGATCACGCTTCATCTATTTCAAAAGCAACCATTCGGATGAAGGGTGAAGAACGTATTCCGTTAGTTGAGGAACAAATTAATCTCATGGGGAAAGCAGTGAAACACATGGTTGAAGATGCTTTAAATGCTTATATTACCAGTGATGATATTAAAGCATATGAAATCGCTGCCCATGATGAAGTTATTGATAATTATTATCGTGAAATTCAAACATTAGCGGTAGAAGAAATTAAGAAAACTCCTGATGCAGCTTTTGCTGGGAAAGAGTATTTCCAAGTTCTGATGTATCTTGAACGAATTGGTGATTATGCTCGTAATTTGTGCGAATGGATAGTCTACTTGAAAACTGGAAAGATTATTGAATTATAA